From the Nocardiopsis changdeensis genome, one window contains:
- the mreC gene encoding rod shape-determining protein MreC has translation MLRDSPRSRLTLTVLVVLSVVLLVLDGREGPNPVTAAARAGGELVFAPAAAGVGYVAAPFGGLYDTVRRAPGASERIAELEAANADLKEELHAARLDEDRAERLDELLHLSGMGGYEIVPAQAVTRTTPRGYADVATIDAGTESGIAPDMTVVNGQGLVGRVIEAGPRTATVLLATDVTSAVGARLESTRKIGVVTGGTVPGGPEADLTLELFDMEAPVEAGDRLVTLGSHEGAPFVPGVPIGTVEEVQAAPGALSRLAVLTPAVDFASLDTVGVVVAGPAEDPRDSVLPPKPDAPEREK, from the coding sequence ATGCTGCGCGACAGCCCGAGGTCCCGGCTCACCCTGACGGTGCTCGTCGTCCTGTCGGTGGTCCTGCTCGTCCTGGACGGCCGCGAGGGCCCGAACCCGGTCACCGCGGCGGCCCGCGCGGGCGGCGAACTGGTCTTCGCCCCCGCCGCCGCGGGCGTGGGGTACGTCGCCGCGCCGTTCGGCGGCCTCTACGACACCGTACGGCGCGCCCCCGGGGCCTCCGAACGCATCGCGGAACTCGAGGCGGCCAACGCCGACCTCAAGGAGGAGCTGCACGCCGCCCGCCTCGACGAGGACCGCGCCGAGCGCCTCGACGAGCTCCTGCACCTGTCCGGGATGGGCGGCTACGAGATCGTCCCGGCCCAGGCGGTCACCCGCACCACACCGCGCGGCTACGCCGACGTCGCCACCATCGACGCCGGGACCGAGTCCGGGATCGCCCCGGACATGACCGTGGTCAACGGCCAGGGGCTGGTCGGCCGGGTCATCGAGGCCGGCCCGCGCACCGCCACGGTGCTGCTCGCCACCGACGTCACCTCCGCGGTCGGCGCCCGCCTGGAGTCGACCCGCAAGATCGGCGTCGTCACCGGGGGCACCGTGCCCGGCGGGCCCGAGGCCGACCTCACCCTGGAGCTGTTCGACATGGAGGCGCCCGTGGAGGCCGGGGACCGGCTGGTCACCCTCGGCTCGCACGAGGGGGCGCCGTTCGTCCCCGGTGTGCCCATCGGCACCGTCGAGGAGGTGCAGGCCGCCCCCGGGGCGCTCAGCCGGCTCGCGGTGCTGACGCCCGCGGTCGACTTCGCCTCGCTGGACACGGTCGGCGTCGTCGTCGCCGGCCCGGCCGAGGACCCCAGGGACTCCGTGCTCCCGCCCAAGCCCGACGCACCCGAGAGGGAGAAGTAG
- a CDS encoding TIGR03936 family radical SAM-associated protein has translation MRFASHRDIARALERALRRADVPVAFSAGFSPHPKVSYTGAAPTGVASEAEYLELTLAQEREPARVGTDIDAAMPDGIDIIEVVEARVPGLAERLQASVWRVELDGVGADEAERAVGAYLAAETVEVERMTKKGRRRFDTRPAVVGIDVCRDPGRAPREQDTTYAILRMVVRHTTPAVRPDDVLTGLRHVADLAPQSPVTVTRLAQGPLNEATGAIADPLAVDRNDSGPADDAEERGDSAPQPSAPMTGPR, from the coding sequence ATGAGGTTCGCCAGCCACCGGGACATCGCCCGGGCGCTGGAGCGAGCCCTGCGCCGGGCGGACGTACCGGTGGCCTTCTCCGCCGGCTTCTCGCCCCACCCGAAGGTCTCCTACACCGGCGCCGCCCCCACCGGGGTCGCCAGTGAGGCGGAGTATCTCGAACTCACCCTCGCCCAGGAGCGGGAGCCCGCCCGGGTCGGGACCGACATCGACGCGGCCATGCCGGACGGCATCGACATCATCGAGGTCGTCGAGGCCCGCGTGCCGGGACTGGCCGAGCGGCTCCAGGCCTCCGTATGGCGGGTGGAACTGGACGGGGTGGGAGCCGACGAGGCGGAACGCGCCGTCGGGGCCTACCTGGCGGCCGAGACCGTCGAGGTGGAGCGGATGACCAAGAAGGGTCGCCGCCGCTTCGACACCCGGCCGGCGGTGGTCGGAATCGACGTGTGTCGTGATCCCGGGCGCGCCCCGAGGGAGCAGGACACCACATATGCCATACTTCGGATGGTCGTACGGCACACCACACCGGCCGTTCGACCGGACGACGTGCTGACCGGCCTCCGCCATGTGGCCGACCTCGCGCCGCAGTCACCGGTGACGGTGACCCGGCTGGCGCAGGGGCCGCTGAACGAGGCGACAGGTGCGATCGCTGACCCGCTCGCCGTGGACCGAAACGACTCCGGACCGGCGGACGACGCCGAGGAGCGGGGCGACAGCGCACCACAGCCGTCGGCGCCCATGACGGGACCGCGCTGA
- a CDS encoding DUF4233 domain-containing protein, with translation MRVVCAVVLAFEVIVIGLFIPVAVTLAGMDPAFAGGLWGTMAVAALVLAGLQKHRWAHYASWALQAVFLFTSFMLPGGMLVAVVFVSLWVTGVVLGRRTDEMKAAHQARAEAEAAREAETAVGASSESRTR, from the coding sequence GTGCGTGTCGTCTGCGCCGTCGTTCTGGCCTTCGAGGTCATCGTCATCGGCCTCTTCATCCCGGTCGCCGTGACCCTGGCGGGCATGGACCCCGCCTTCGCCGGAGGGCTGTGGGGCACCATGGCCGTCGCGGCCCTGGTGCTCGCCGGGCTCCAGAAGCACCGCTGGGCCCACTACGCGTCCTGGGCGCTCCAGGCCGTGTTCCTGTTCACCTCGTTCATGCTCCCGGGGGGCATGCTGGTCGCCGTGGTCTTCGTGTCCCTGTGGGTGACCGGTGTCGTCCTGGGCCGCCGGACCGACGAGATGAAGGCCGCCCATCAGGCGCGGGCCGAGGCCGAGGCCGCCCGGGAGGCCGAGACCGCCGTCGGTGCCTCGTCGGAGTCCCGAACGCGATAG
- a CDS encoding rod shape-determining protein: MPNNLAFLGRDMAVDLGTANTLVYVRGRGIVLNEPSVVALNTSTGKIVAVGIEAKQMIGRTPTNITAIRPLKDGVIADFEITERMLRYFIQKIHRRRHFAKPRIIVAVPSGITSVEHRAVKEAGYQAGARRVYIIEEPMAAAIGAGLPVHEPTGNMVVDIGGGTTEVAVISMGGIVTSQSIRVGGDELDQAIMTFVKKEYSLMIGERTAEELKLAIGSAYPTGAEELHAEVRGRDLISGLPKTIVMSESDVRQAVEEPVTAIIDAVRTSLDKCPPELSGDIMDRGIAVTGGGALLRGLDERLLHETGMPIHVADNALDSVAIGSGTCVENYERLHQVLVPERRR; this comes from the coding sequence ATGCCGAACAACCTTGCTTTTCTCGGCCGGGACATGGCCGTCGACCTGGGGACCGCCAACACGCTCGTGTACGTGCGTGGCCGCGGCATCGTCCTGAACGAACCCTCGGTCGTCGCCCTCAACACCTCGACCGGCAAGATCGTCGCCGTGGGCATCGAGGCCAAGCAGATGATCGGCCGCACCCCGACCAACATCACCGCCATCCGCCCGCTCAAGGACGGCGTCATCGCCGACTTCGAGATCACCGAGCGGATGCTGCGCTACTTCATCCAGAAGATCCACCGCCGCCGCCACTTCGCCAAGCCCCGCATCATCGTCGCGGTCCCCAGCGGTATCACCTCCGTGGAGCACCGCGCGGTCAAGGAGGCCGGGTACCAGGCGGGCGCGCGCCGGGTCTACATCATCGAGGAGCCCATGGCCGCCGCCATCGGCGCCGGGCTCCCCGTCCACGAACCGACCGGCAACATGGTCGTGGACATCGGCGGCGGCACCACCGAGGTCGCCGTCATCTCCATGGGCGGCATCGTCACCTCCCAGTCCATCCGGGTCGGCGGCGACGAGCTGGACCAGGCGATCATGACCTTCGTCAAGAAGGAGTACTCCCTGATGATCGGGGAGCGCACCGCCGAAGAGCTCAAGCTCGCCATCGGCTCGGCCTACCCGACCGGGGCCGAGGAACTGCACGCCGAGGTGCGCGGCCGCGACCTCATCAGCGGCCTGCCCAAGACCATCGTCATGTCCGAGTCCGACGTCCGCCAGGCCGTCGAGGAGCCCGTCACCGCCATCATCGACGCGGTCCGCACCAGCCTCGACAAGTGCCCGCCCGAGCTGTCCGGCGACATCATGGACCGCGGCATCGCCGTCACCGGGGGCGGGGCCCTGCTGCGGGGCCTGGACGAGCGCCTCCTGCACGAGACCGGGATGCCCATCCACGTGGCGGACAACGCCCTGGACTCGGTCGCCATCGGCTCCGGCACCTGTGTGGAGAACTACGAGCGCCTCCACCAGGTCCTCGTCCCCGAGCGGCGGCGCTGA
- the ndk gene encoding nucleoside-diphosphate kinase yields MERTLVLIKPDGVRRSIVGEVISRIERKGLRIVAMELRTLDAETAKTHYEEHAERPFFGSLVEFITGGPLVALVVEGERAVEAFRALAGATDPVTASPGTIRGDFALEVQQNIVHGSDSTYSAEREIKLFFPDLG; encoded by the coding sequence GTGGAACGCACTCTCGTTCTCATCAAGCCGGACGGCGTCCGCCGCAGCATCGTCGGCGAGGTCATCTCGCGCATCGAGCGCAAGGGCCTGAGGATCGTCGCGATGGAGCTGCGCACGCTCGACGCCGAGACTGCCAAGACCCACTACGAGGAGCACGCCGAGCGTCCGTTCTTCGGCTCCCTGGTGGAGTTCATCACCGGCGGCCCGCTGGTGGCGCTGGTGGTCGAGGGCGAGCGCGCCGTCGAGGCGTTCCGCGCCCTGGCCGGCGCGACCGACCCGGTCACCGCCTCCCCGGGCACCATCCGCGGCGACTTCGCCCTGGAGGTGCAGCAGAACATCGTGCACGGCTCGGACTCCACCTACTCCGCCGAGCGCGAGATCAAGCTGTTCTTCCCCGACCTGGGCTGA
- the mreD gene encoding rod shape-determining protein MreD: MRSAVTLLSVAAVVLVQAVVVNRLPFGALSDGGPGPDLAVAAIVALALTTAPAAAAGWGFGIGLALDVLPPADHAIGRYALILCLAGYLVSLVHRNTGAPGGVGARTSRLFALGAVLATSLGVGLAYAGLGVLMGDPRTGLSDTVVAVGVGAALTLVVAPLVTLPLLWLRESLSDHEFATVQGPMSPRGW; this comes from the coding sequence ATGAGGTCCGCCGTGACCCTGCTCTCGGTGGCCGCGGTCGTGCTCGTCCAGGCGGTGGTCGTCAACCGGCTGCCGTTCGGCGCGCTCTCCGACGGCGGCCCCGGCCCCGACCTGGCCGTGGCCGCCATCGTGGCCCTGGCCCTGACCACCGCCCCCGCCGCCGCCGCGGGCTGGGGGTTCGGCATCGGGCTGGCCCTGGACGTGCTGCCCCCGGCCGACCACGCGATCGGCCGCTACGCCCTGATCCTGTGCCTGGCCGGGTACCTGGTGTCGCTGGTCCACCGCAACACCGGGGCGCCCGGCGGGGTCGGCGCCCGCACCTCGCGCCTGTTCGCCCTGGGCGCCGTCCTGGCCACCTCGCTCGGCGTCGGCCTGGCCTACGCCGGGCTGGGCGTGCTCATGGGCGACCCGCGCACGGGCCTGTCCGACACCGTGGTCGCCGTCGGCGTCGGCGCGGCGCTCACCCTGGTGGTCGCCCCGCTGGTGACCCTGCCCCTGCTGTGGCTGCGCGAGTCCCTGTCGGACCACGAGTTCGCCACCGTCCAGGGGCCCATGTCCCCCCGGGGGTGGTGA
- the rodA gene encoding rod shape-determining protein RodA, whose protein sequence is MTVHVPRRIDLGRTAVTAAGAARRLDWVLVLAVAALCAIGCLLVWSATQPGDGGNPLDSTEHLRRHLAHLAVGWAVCLAVAAVDFRTVRAYAPIVYVVTVIALILVLTPLGAVINGSRGWIVVGGFQFQPSELAKAGLILVLATLLGEPRDGETRPMTRDVLFCLLALAVPLSLVMLQPDLGTTLVLGAIFLGMLTLSGAPVFWVAGMLLSGVVAGFCVWWFDMLEPYQLDRIATLVDPSADPQGAGYNSNQALIAVGSGGFDGTGLFQGEQTHGRFVPEQHTDFIFTVAGEELGFVGAGLVIGLFAVILWRILRIALGCDQPYPRLLCVGVASWFGFQTFINIGMGLGIVPVTGLPLPFVSYGGTALLANLLALGLVLGVNSRDRGFE, encoded by the coding sequence ATGACCGTACACGTCCCGCGCAGGATCGACCTGGGCCGCACCGCGGTGACCGCCGCGGGCGCCGCCCGCAGGCTGGACTGGGTCCTGGTGCTGGCGGTGGCCGCGCTGTGCGCCATCGGCTGCCTGCTGGTGTGGTCGGCCACCCAGCCCGGCGACGGCGGGAACCCGCTGGACTCCACCGAGCACCTGCGCAGGCACCTGGCCCACCTGGCCGTGGGCTGGGCGGTGTGCCTGGCCGTGGCCGCCGTCGACTTCCGGACGGTCCGCGCGTACGCGCCCATCGTCTACGTGGTCACCGTCATCGCGCTGATCCTGGTGCTGACACCGCTGGGCGCCGTCATCAACGGCTCGCGCGGGTGGATCGTGGTGGGCGGCTTCCAGTTCCAGCCCAGTGAGCTGGCCAAGGCGGGCCTCATCCTGGTGCTGGCCACCCTGCTGGGGGAGCCCCGCGACGGCGAGACCCGGCCGATGACCAGGGACGTGCTGTTCTGCCTGCTGGCGCTCGCGGTACCGCTCTCCCTGGTCATGCTCCAGCCCGACCTGGGGACCACACTGGTACTGGGGGCCATCTTCCTGGGGATGCTGACACTGTCCGGGGCCCCGGTCTTCTGGGTGGCCGGGATGCTGCTGTCGGGAGTGGTGGCCGGCTTCTGCGTCTGGTGGTTCGACATGCTGGAGCCCTACCAGCTGGACCGCATCGCCACGCTCGTGGACCCGTCGGCGGACCCGCAGGGCGCCGGCTACAACTCCAACCAGGCGCTCATCGCCGTCGGATCGGGCGGGTTCGACGGGACCGGGCTGTTCCAGGGGGAGCAGACGCACGGCCGGTTCGTGCCCGAACAGCACACGGACTTCATCTTCACGGTCGCGGGGGAGGAGCTGGGGTTCGTCGGGGCCGGGCTGGTCATCGGCCTGTTCGCGGTGATCCTGTGGCGGATCCTGCGCATCGCCCTGGGCTGCGACCAGCCCTACCCGCGCCTGCTGTGCGTGGGGGTGGCGTCGTGGTTCGGGTTCCAGACCTTCATCAACATCGGCATGGGGCTGGGGATCGTCCCGGTGACCGGGCTCCCGCTGCCGTTCGTCTCCTACGGGGGCACGGCGCTGCTGGCCAACCTGCTGGCGCTGGGACTGGTGCTCGGGGTGAACTCCCGGGACCGGGGGTTCGAATAG
- a CDS encoding TIGR03960 family B12-binding radical SAM protein, whose amino-acid sequence MTVESLFPRLEPLLARVGKPIQYVGGELNSVVKEWDDTRVRWALMYPDAYEVGVPNQGVQILYEVLNEREGVLAERAYAVWPDMEALLREHGVEHFTVDSHRPLGAFDIIGVSFASEMGYTNLLTALDLARIPLRTEDRREGHPVVLAGGHSAFNPEPMADFLDAVVLGDGEEISLAITEIVREFKDEGEPGGRDGLLLRLAATGGVYVPRFYDVDYHEDGRIAAYTPNRPGVPETVLKHTVMDLDRWPYPKKPIVPTAESVHERYSVEIFRGCTRGCRFCQAGMITRPVRERNKETVTSMVREGVKNSGFQEVGLLSLSSADHSQIKDIAKELADGYEGTNTGLSLPSTRVDAFNIDLANELTRNGRRSGLTFAPEGGSERMRRVINKMVTEEDLIRTVTAAYAAGWRQVKLYFMCGLPTEEDEDVLAIADLATEVIRTGREVTGRRDIRCTVSIGGFVPKPQTPFQWAAQTPHEVVDARLRKLRDRLRSDRAYGKAIGLRYHEGRPSIIEGLLSRGDRRVGRVIEEVWRSGGRFDGWSEHFSYDRWAKAAEVGLAGYPVDVDWYTTRERDEDEVLPWDHLDAGLDRSWLWQDWQDSLHGEESLEVDDCRWNPCYDCGVCPSMGTEIQINAPAEGRPTLPLTVI is encoded by the coding sequence ATGACCGTCGAAAGCCTCTTTCCGCGACTGGAGCCCCTGCTGGCCCGGGTGGGCAAGCCCATCCAGTACGTGGGCGGTGAGCTCAACTCCGTCGTCAAGGAGTGGGACGACACCCGGGTGCGCTGGGCGCTGATGTACCCCGACGCCTACGAGGTGGGGGTGCCCAACCAGGGCGTCCAGATCCTGTACGAGGTCCTCAACGAGCGCGAGGGGGTGCTGGCCGAGCGCGCGTACGCGGTCTGGCCGGACATGGAGGCCCTGCTGCGGGAGCACGGGGTCGAGCACTTCACCGTGGACTCCCACCGGCCGCTGGGCGCCTTCGACATCATCGGGGTCAGCTTCGCCAGCGAGATGGGCTACACCAACCTGCTCACGGCGCTGGACCTGGCCCGCATCCCGCTGCGCACGGAGGACCGGCGCGAGGGGCACCCCGTCGTGCTGGCCGGCGGGCACTCGGCGTTCAACCCCGAGCCCATGGCCGACTTCCTGGACGCGGTGGTGCTCGGCGACGGCGAGGAGATCAGCCTGGCCATCACCGAGATCGTCCGCGAGTTCAAGGACGAGGGGGAGCCGGGGGGACGCGACGGGCTGCTGCTGCGGCTGGCCGCCACCGGCGGGGTGTACGTGCCGCGCTTCTACGACGTGGACTACCACGAGGACGGGCGCATCGCCGCGTACACGCCCAACCGGCCGGGCGTGCCCGAGACGGTCCTCAAGCACACCGTCATGGACCTGGACCGGTGGCCCTACCCGAAGAAGCCGATCGTGCCCACCGCGGAGTCGGTGCACGAGCGCTACAGCGTGGAGATCTTCCGCGGCTGCACCCGCGGCTGCCGCTTCTGCCAGGCGGGGATGATCACCCGGCCGGTGCGCGAGCGCAACAAGGAGACCGTCACCTCCATGGTCCGCGAGGGGGTGAAGAACTCCGGCTTCCAGGAGGTGGGCCTGCTGTCGCTGTCCAGCGCCGACCACAGCCAGATCAAGGACATCGCCAAGGAGCTGGCCGACGGCTACGAGGGCACCAACACCGGGCTGTCGCTGCCCTCCACCCGGGTGGACGCCTTCAACATCGACCTGGCCAACGAGCTCACCCGCAACGGCCGCCGCTCGGGGCTGACCTTCGCCCCGGAGGGCGGCAGCGAGCGGATGCGCCGGGTCATCAACAAGATGGTCACCGAGGAGGACCTCATCCGCACGGTCACCGCCGCCTACGCGGCGGGGTGGCGGCAGGTCAAGCTGTACTTCATGTGCGGGCTGCCCACCGAGGAGGACGAGGACGTGCTGGCCATCGCGGACCTGGCCACCGAGGTCATCCGCACCGGCCGGGAGGTGACCGGGCGCCGGGACATCCGCTGCACGGTGTCGATCGGCGGGTTCGTGCCCAAGCCGCAGACCCCGTTCCAGTGGGCGGCCCAGACCCCGCACGAGGTGGTGGACGCCCGGCTGCGCAAGCTGCGCGACCGGCTGCGCTCGGACCGCGCCTACGGCAAGGCCATCGGGCTGCGCTACCACGAGGGGCGGCCGTCGATCATCGAGGGGCTGCTCTCCCGGGGCGACCGCCGGGTGGGCCGGGTCATCGAGGAGGTGTGGCGCTCGGGCGGCCGGTTCGACGGCTGGAGCGAGCACTTCTCCTACGACCGCTGGGCCAAGGCGGCCGAGGTCGGCCTGGCCGGGTACCCGGTGGACGTCGACTGGTACACCACCCGGGAGCGGGACGAGGACGAGGTGCTGCCCTGGGACCACCTGGACGCGGGACTGGACCGCTCCTGGCTGTGGCAGGACTGGCAGGACTCCCTGCACGGCGAGGAGTCGCTGGAGGTCGACGACTGCCGCTGGAACCCCTGCTACGACTGCGGCGTGTGCCCCAGCATGGGCACCGAGATCCAGATCAACGCCCCGGCGGAGGGCCGCCCGACCCTCCCGCTCACCGTCATCTGA
- the mrdA gene encoding penicillin-binding protein 2 — protein MRRPPVDPALAGPRLGRTGLVLAQILVVALFAVLGARLWYLQIPMADHYRDLAVANHHQRLVVPATRGQILDATGRPMVANRTELVVSADYHELLGMDDGGEKVLTDLSEVLDVPVEQLRQRMRLCGPEVERPCWPGSPYQPVTLAEDIEPSVALQIMESSDDFPGITAQAHAVREYPNGARAGQVLGYLQPVTQEELEAREELRTQFTGIDQVGRDGLEAVYDSQLRGIAGVRTLGVNNHGEVMDVISDRPPQAGMHIVTHLDMGVQEIVEEALAEGMRGARPRYKADSGAAIVMDVRNGGIVAMASLPTYDPAIWQGGIDQETFDELLSTEAGEPLLSRAVQGQYPPGSTFKVSSLSAAVENGYSLRSTYACPGSVNIAGQNYQNYAGGGHGTISLHQAIVVSCNTIFYNFGYQLWLKDGGLEPEGEPKEAMAEMARGYGFGAPTGIDLPYETSGRIPDREWKRTFWEETRENNCRRGEEGYPEVAETNPSHAAYLKLLAYEQCVEGFQWRAGEAVNFAIGQGDVLVSPLQLVRAYAAIANGGTVYEPRVARALVSADGSVVEEIEPVVAGRVPVKDETIRYLQNALEEVPKTGTGGGAFAGFPQDKVSIAGKTGSADAQNRQVSSWFVSYAPADDPQFAVVVFVSQGGTGGTTSAPIARKIYEGIYGFGDFDEPALPGGEPRAELPEVRSDGSIDPLDR, from the coding sequence GTGCGACGACCTCCCGTGGACCCGGCCCTGGCCGGACCGCGCCTGGGGCGCACCGGCCTCGTGCTCGCGCAGATCCTCGTGGTCGCCCTGTTCGCCGTCCTGGGCGCGCGCCTGTGGTACCTCCAGATCCCGATGGCCGACCACTACCGGGACCTGGCCGTCGCCAACCACCACCAGCGGCTCGTCGTGCCCGCCACCCGCGGCCAGATCCTCGACGCCACCGGCCGCCCCATGGTCGCCAACCGCACCGAGCTCGTGGTCTCCGCCGACTACCACGAGCTCCTGGGCATGGACGACGGCGGCGAGAAGGTCCTGACCGACCTCTCCGAGGTGCTCGACGTCCCGGTGGAGCAGCTCCGGCAGCGCATGCGCCTGTGCGGGCCCGAGGTGGAACGGCCCTGCTGGCCCGGCTCGCCCTACCAGCCGGTCACCCTGGCCGAGGACATCGAGCCGTCCGTCGCGCTGCAGATCATGGAGAGCTCCGACGACTTCCCCGGCATCACCGCGCAGGCCCACGCCGTGCGCGAGTACCCCAACGGCGCCCGGGCCGGGCAGGTCCTGGGCTACCTCCAGCCCGTCACCCAGGAGGAGCTGGAGGCGCGCGAGGAGCTGCGCACCCAGTTCACCGGCATCGACCAGGTCGGCCGCGACGGCCTGGAGGCGGTCTACGACTCGCAGCTGCGCGGCATCGCGGGCGTGCGCACCCTGGGCGTGAACAACCACGGCGAGGTCATGGACGTCATCTCCGACCGTCCGCCCCAGGCGGGGATGCACATCGTCACCCACCTGGACATGGGCGTGCAGGAGATCGTGGAGGAGGCGCTGGCCGAGGGCATGCGGGGCGCCCGCCCCCGGTACAAGGCCGACTCCGGCGCCGCCATCGTCATGGACGTGCGCAACGGCGGCATCGTCGCGATGGCCAGCCTGCCCACCTACGACCCCGCGATCTGGCAGGGCGGCATCGACCAGGAGACCTTCGACGAGCTGCTCAGCACCGAGGCCGGCGAGCCGCTGCTGTCGCGCGCCGTCCAGGGCCAGTACCCGCCCGGCTCCACGTTCAAGGTGTCGTCGCTGTCGGCCGCGGTCGAGAACGGCTACTCGCTGCGCAGCACCTACGCCTGCCCCGGGTCGGTCAACATCGCCGGGCAGAACTACCAGAACTACGCGGGCGGCGGGCACGGCACCATCAGCCTGCACCAGGCCATCGTGGTCTCCTGCAACACGATCTTCTACAACTTCGGCTACCAGCTCTGGCTCAAGGACGGCGGCCTCGAACCCGAGGGCGAGCCCAAGGAGGCCATGGCGGAGATGGCCCGCGGGTACGGGTTCGGCGCCCCCACCGGCATCGACCTGCCCTACGAGACGAGCGGGCGCATCCCCGACCGCGAGTGGAAGCGCACCTTCTGGGAGGAGACCCGGGAGAACAACTGCCGCCGCGGGGAGGAGGGCTACCCCGAGGTGGCCGAGACCAACCCGTCCCATGCCGCCTACCTCAAGCTCCTGGCCTACGAGCAGTGCGTGGAGGGGTTCCAGTGGCGGGCCGGCGAGGCCGTCAACTTCGCGATCGGCCAGGGCGACGTGCTCGTCAGCCCGCTCCAGCTGGTCCGCGCCTACGCCGCCATCGCCAACGGCGGCACCGTGTACGAGCCCCGGGTGGCCCGGGCCCTGGTCTCGGCCGACGGCAGCGTCGTCGAGGAGATCGAGCCGGTCGTCGCCGGGAGGGTGCCGGTGAAGGACGAGACCATCCGCTACCTCCAGAACGCGCTGGAGGAGGTCCCCAAGACGGGTACCGGCGGCGGCGCCTTCGCGGGCTTCCCGCAGGACAAGGTGTCCATCGCGGGCAAGACCGGTAGCGCCGACGCCCAGAACCGGCAGGTGTCGTCCTGGTTCGTGTCCTACGCGCCCGCCGACGACCCGCAGTTCGCCGTGGTCGTGTTCGTCTCCCAGGGCGGTACCGGCGGCACCACCTCCGCGCCCATCGCCCGGAAGATCTACGAGGGCATCTACGGGTTCGGCGACTTCGACGAGCCCGCCCTGCCCGGCGGCGAGCCCCGCGCCGAGCTGCCCGAGGTCCGCTCCGACGGCTCCATCGACCCTCTGGACCGGTGA